The proteins below are encoded in one region of Apium graveolens cultivar Ventura chromosome 4, ASM990537v1, whole genome shotgun sequence:
- the LOC141721716 gene encoding uncharacterized protein LOC141721716, whose product MNLSNQRPRLTHLISLFNKQSSFHSTPFLNWKPRDEYKLTPSEIFTRISRLLILHRYNAVQRLSFEFSDRLVDEVLREIKFDPDACLTFFELAVKRKNYRPGVGCYCRIVHILSRARMYDESRGYLEELVRVFGGGERLIFGIWRELVGVYREFGFSGEVFDMVMRVYVERGFLRDALYVFDNMGKWGRVPSLRGCNGLLGKLVREGEYGTVFCVFDQMRRVGVVPDVYMCTIMVNAYCKGGRVGRGVEFVREMEEAGVEMNVRTFHGLINGFVESGDVEGAEGVVRMMSERGIGKNVVTCTLIVKGYCRAGRVEEAERVLCGMVEDGGMVLDEHAFGVLIDAFCRVGRMDDALRMRDEMLKYGLKMNLFICNSMINGYCKLGQISTAEEFFRSMVKWNFNPDSYSYNTLLDGYCRGGQTDEAFKLCETMLSDGIKPIVVTYNTLLKGLCRDGALEDALHLWSLMLKRGVAPDMVGYSTLLDGVLKAGDFEKALELWKHILARGCKESIYAFNIMINGLCKMGKMVEAEQLLQNMQDSGYSPDGITYRTLADGYCKSGDVEKAFRVKDIMERKDIPASIEIFNSLISGLFKEKKLSRVTDLLVEMDGKGLNPNTVTYGTLIAGWCKAGYLDKAFKTYFEMTKKGLAPNLIICSALVSGLYRLDRADEANMLLQKMMDFDLVKAHDFFGILPKSHTKKLDVHRIASSLDECSDFSPLPNNVVYNVALAALCKFGKVDDTKTLVVTFSRRGFVLDVFSYCTLIHGFSASGNVSEAFKLRDEMLSRGVFPNIATYNSLINGLCKSGNLDRALRLFHKLRSKGVAPNVISYNTLIHEYCRTGCTSEALKMKDKMIEEGILPSKSTYSALINGLHKQGNTDEALKLLDHMMKENTDPHIKTYCSMAQCYISCGDMQKISDLHDIMHVKSLSSAVSSHEVIESPEIPMYEESPHAWNVSKAASS is encoded by the coding sequence ATGAATCTCTCAAATCAACGGCCCAGATTGACCCATCTCATCTCTCTCTTCAACAAACAATCTTCATTTCACTCAACTCCATTTCTCAATTGGAAACCAAGAGATGAATATAAACTAACCCCATCTGAAATATTTACCCGCATTTCTCGATTATTAATTCTCCACCGCTACAATGCCGTGCAGAGACTCTCTTTCGAGTTCTCGGATCGGCTCGTGGACGAGGTTTTACGGGAGATTAAATTCGACCCGGATGCGTGTTTGACGTTCTTCGAATTGGCGGTTAAACGGAAGAATTATAGGCCTGGGGTTGGGTGTTATTGTAGAATTGTACATATTTTGTCGAGAGCGCGAATGTATGATGAGAGTAGAGGGTATTTGGAGGAGTTAGTTAGGGTTTTTGGGGGTGGGGAGAGGTTGATTTTTGGGATTTGGAGGGAGTTGGTTGGGGTTTATCGAGAATTCGGGTTTTCGGGGGAAGTGTTTGATATGGTAATGAGGGTTTATGTGGAGAGGGGTTTTTTGAGGGATGCACTCTATGTGTTTGATAATATGGGTAAGTGGGGGCGTGTTCCGAGTTTGAGGGGGTGTAATGGTTTGTTAGGGAAGTTGGTTAGGGAGGGGGAGTACGGGACGGTTTTTTGTGTGTTTGATCAGATGAGGAGAGTGGGGGTTGTGCCGGATGTGTATATGTGTACGATTATGGTGAATGCGTATTGTAAGGGTGGGAGGGTTGGTAGGGGGGTGGAGTTTGTGAGGGAGATGGAGGAGGCGGGGGTTGAGATGAATGTGAGGACGTTTCATGGGTTGATTAATGGGTTTGTGGAGAGTGGGGATGTGGAAGGGGCGGAAGGGGTTGTGAGGATGATGAGTGAGAGGGGGATTGGGAAGAATGTGGTTACGTGTACGTTAATTGTTAAGGGGTATTGTAGAGCTGGGAGGGTGGAAGAAGCGGAGAGGGTGTTGTGTGGGATGGTGGAGGATGGGGGGATGGTTTTGGATGAGCATGCCTTTGGTGTGTTGATTGATGCGTTTTGTAGAGTTGGTAGAATGGATGATGCTCTTAGGATGAGAGATGAGATGTTGAAATACGGGTTGAAGATGAATTTATTTATTTGCAACTCGATGATCAATGGATATTGTAAGCTTGGTCAAATTAGCACAGCTGAGGAATTTTTTAGGAGTATGGTTAAGTGGAACTTTAATCCAGATTCGTACAGCTACAATACCTTGCTGGATGGGTACTGCCGGGGAGGTCAGACAGACGAGGCTTTCAAGCTTTGTGAAACGATGCTCTCTGACGGCATAAAACCAATTGTTGTTACTTATAATACTCTTTTAAAAGGTCTGTGTCGAGATGGTGCGCTTGAAGATGCTTTGCACCTTTGGTCTTTGATGCTAAAAAGAGGCGTGGCACCTGATATGGTAGGATACAGCACCTTGCTTGACGGAGTTTTGAAGGCAGGGGACTTTGAGAAAGCTTTAGAGCTGTGGAAACATATTCTAGCTAGAGGATGTAAAGAGAGTATCTATGCTTTCAATATAATGATTAATGGTTTGTGTAAGATGGGGAAAATGGTTGAAGCAGAGCAGCTTTTACAAAACATGCAGGATTCAGGCTATTCACCTGACGGTATTACGTACAGGACTCTGGCTGATGGTTATTGTAAATCCGGGGACGTCGAAAAAGCGTTTAGAGTTAAGGATATTATGGAAAGGAAAGATATTCCTGCTTCTATAGAAATTTTTAATTCACTTATAAGTGGACTTTTTAAGGAAAAGAAGTTGAGTAGAGTAACAGATTTACTTGTTGAGATGGATGGCAAGGGTTTGAACCCAAATACTGTAACTTATGGCACACTCATCGCTGGGTGGTGCAAGGCTGGGTACCTTGATAAagcatttaaaacatactttgAGATGACCAAAAAGGGTTTGGCTCCTAATTTAATTATATGTAGCGCACTTGTTAGCGGGTTATATAGGCTTGACAGGGCCGACGAAGCAAATATGTTGCTGCAGAAGATGATGGATTTCGATCTTGTCAAAGCCCATGACTTCTTCGGCATATTACCCAAGTCGCACACGAAGAAATTAGATGTTCACAGAATTGCAAGTTCCTTAGATGAATGTTCTGACTTTTCTCCTCTACCCAACAATGTTGTGTATAATGTAGCTCTTGCAGCCTTGTGCAAATTCGGAAAGGTTGATGATACAAAAACATTAGTAGTTACTTTTTCACGGAGAGGTTTTGTTCTTGACGTGTTTTCCTACTGTACCCTAATCCATGGGTTTTCAGCTTCTGGTAATGTTAGTGAAGCTTTTAAATTACGGGATGAGATGCTCAGTAGGGGTGTTTTTCCAAACATTGCTACTTACAACTCTCTTATAAATGGCCTCTGTAAATCTGGAAACCTAGATCGAGCTCTCAGGCTTTTTCATAAACTCCGATCAAAAGGTGTAGCTCCTAATGTCATCTCTTATAATACGTTAATTCATGAATATTGTCGGACTGGTTGTACTAGCGAAGCTCTAAAAATGAAAGACAAAATGATAGAAGAAGGGATTTTGCCTTCTAAAAGTACCTACTCTGCTTTAATAAATGGTCTTCACAAGCAAGGTAATACTGATGAAGCACTGAAGCTTTTGGATCATATGATGAAAGAAAATACAGATCCTCATATCAAGACATATTGTTCAATGGCTCAATGTTATATTAGCTGCGGTGATATGCAAAAGATTTCTGATCTTCACGATATTATGCATGTCAAGAGTCTTTCTTCTGCAGTTTCTTCTCACGAGGTAATTGAATCACCTGAAATTCCAATGTATGAAGAATCTCCTCATGCATGGAATGTGTCAAAAGCCGCGTCTTCATGA